The genomic window CTGGGGCAACCGGAGCACAAGGAACGCAGGGTAACACTGGAGCAACTGGAGCTACAGGAGCACAAGGACCACAAGGGAACACGGGTGCTACTGGGGCAACCGGAGCACAAGGACCGCAAGGGAATACGGGTGCTACTGGGGCAACGGGTGCGACTGGAGCGCAAGGAGCGCAAGGAGCGCAAGGTAATACTGGAGCAACTGGGGCAACCGGAGCACAAGGACCGCAAGGTAATACGGGTGCTACTGGGGCGACCGGAGCACAAGGACCACAAGGAAATACGGGTGCTACTGGGGCAACGGGTGCGACTGGAGCGCAAGGACCGCAAGGTAATACTGGAGCAACGGGTACGACCGGAGCACAAGGACCACAAGGTAATACTGGAGCAACAGGTGCAACCGGAGCACAGGGAGCACAAGGTAACCCTGGAGCTACTGGGGCAACCGGAGCGCAAGGACTACAAGGAGATACGGGTGCTACGGGTGCGACTGGAGCACAAGGACCGCAAGGTAATACTGGTGCTACTGGGGCAACAGGGGCAACCGGAGCACAAGGACCGCAAGGGAACACGGGTGCGACCGGAGCTACCGGAGCACAAGGACCACAAGGGAACACGGGTGCTACTGGGGCAACCGGAGCACAGGGACCACAAGGTAATACGGGTACTACCGGGGCGACCGGAGCACAAGGACCACAAGGAAATACGGGTGCTACAGGGGCAACCGGAGCACAAGGACCGCAAGGAAATACGGGTGCTACTGGGGCAACGGGGGCAACCGGAGCACAAGGACCGCAAGGTAATACAGGTGCTACTGGGGCAACGGGGGCAACCGGAGCGCAGGGACCACAAGGGAACACGGGTACTACTGGAGCTACTGGGGCAACCGGAGCACAAGGACCGCAGGGTAATACGGGTGCTACTGGGGCGACCGGAGCACAAGGACCGCAAGGTAATACGGGTGCTACTGGGGCAACCGGAGCACAAGGACCGCAAGGTAATACGGGTGCTACTGGGGCAACCGGAGCACAAGGACCGCAAGGACCGCAAGGTAATACAGGTGCTACAGGTGCTACCGGAGCACAAGGAGCGCAAGGTAACACGGGTGCTACCGGAGCACAAGGACCGCAAGGAAATACGGGTGCTACTGGGGCAACGGGTGCTACTGGAGCACAAGGACCACAAGGAAATACGGGTGCTACTGGGGCAACCGGAGCGCAAGGACCGCAAGGTAATACTGGAGCAACGGGTGCGACCGGAGCGCAAGGACCGCAAGGTAATACTGGAGCAACGGGTGCGACCGGAGCACAAGGACCGCAAGGTAATACTGGAGCAACGGGGGCGACCGGAGCACAAGGATCGCAAGGTAATACTGGAGCAACGGGTGCGACCGGAGCACAAGGACCGCAAGGTAATACTGGAGCTACTGGGGCAACCGGAGCACAAGGACCGCAAGGTAATACAGGTGCTACTGGGGCAACCGGAGCGCAGGGACCACAAGGGAACACGGGTGCTACTGGGGCAACCGGAGCACAGGGACCACAAGGACCGCAAGGTAACACTGGAGTAACGGGTGCGACCGGAGCACAAGGACCGCAAGGTAATACCGGGGCAACGGGGGCAACTGGAGCACAGGGACCACAAGGTAATACGGGTACTACTGGGGCAACCGGAGCACAAGGACCGCAAGGTAATACAGGTGCGACCGGAGCACAGGGACCACAAGGAAATACGGGTGCTACTGGGGCAACCGGAGCACAGGGACCACAAGGAAATACGGGTGCTACGGGTGCGACCGGAGCACAAGGAGCACAAGGAAATACGGGTGCTACTGGGGCAACCGGAGCGCAAGGACCGCAAGGTAATACGGGTGCTACAGGTGCAACCGGAGCACAAGGACCGCAAGGACCGCAAGGTAATACAGGTGCTACAGGTGCGACCGGAGCACAGGGACCGCAGGGAGCACAAGGAAATACGGGTGCTATTGGGGCGACCGGAGCACAGGGACCGCAAGGTAATACTGGAGCAACCGGAGCGCAGGGACCACAAGGAAATACTGGAGCTACTGGGGCAACGGGGGCAACCGGAGCACAAGGACCGCAAGGTGACACTGGAGCTACTGGGGCAACTGGAGCACAGGGACCGCAAGGCAATACCGGGGCAACGGGGGCAACTGGAGCACAAGGACCACAAGGTAACACGGGTGCTACTGGGGCAACGGGGGCGACCGGAGCACAAGGACCACAAGGTAATACAGGTGCGACCGGGGCAACGGGTGCGACCGGAGCGCAAGGACCACAAGGAAATACGGGTGCTACTGGGGCGACCGGAGCACAAGGACCACAAGGTAATACAGGTGCGACCGGAGCAACGGGGGCAACCGGAGCACAAGGACCGCAAGGTAACACTGGAGCAACAGGTGCGACCGGAGCTACAGGAGCACAGGGACCACAAGGAAATACTGGAGCTACTGGGGCAACGGGTGCGACCGGAGCACAAGGACCACAAGGAAATACGGGTGCTACTGGGGCAACCGGAGCGCAAGGACCGCAAGGTAATACTGGAGCAACGGGTGCGACCGGAGCACAAGGACCACAAGGAAATACGGGTGCTACTGGGGCAACCGGAGCACAAGGACCACAAGGAAATACGGGTGCTACTGGGGCAACCGGAGCACAAGGATCGCAAGGTAATACTGGAGCAACGGGTGCGACCGGAGCACAAGGACCGCAAGGTAATACTGGAGCTACTGGGACAACCGGAGCACAAGGACCGCAAGGTAATACCGGAGCAACGGGGGCAACCGGAGCACAAGGACCGCAAGGGAACACGGGTGCGACTGGGGCAACGGGTGCGACTGGAGCACAAGGACCACAAGGAAATACGGGTGCTACAGGTGCAACCGGAGCGCAAGGACCGCAAGGTAATACAGGTGCAACCGGAGCACAAGGACCGCAAGGAGACACTGGAGCTACTGGGGTAACTGGAGCACAGGGACCACAAGGAGATACGGGTGCTACAGGGGCGACCGGAGCACAAGGACCGCAGGGTAACACTGGAGCAACAGGGGCGACCGGAGCACAAGGACCGCAAGGTAATACGGGTGCTACAGGGGCGACCGGAGCACAAGGACCGCAAGGAAATACAGGTGCGACCGGAGCACAAGGACCACAAGGTAATACAGGTGCGACCGGAGCAACGGGGGCAACCGGAGCACAAGGACCGCAAGGGAATACGGGTGCTACTGGGGCGACCGGAGCACAAGGACCACAAGGTAATACAGGTGCGACCGGGGCAACGGGTGCGACCGGAGCGCAAGGACCACAAGGAAATACGGGTGCTACTGGGGCGACCGGAGCACAAGGACCACAAGGTAATACAGGTGCGACCGGGGCAACGGGGGCAACCGGAGCACAGGGACTGCAAGGTAACACTGGAGCAACAGGTGCGACCGGAGCACAAGGACCGCAAGGTAATACCGGGGCAACGGGGGCAACCGGAGCACAAGGACCGCAAGGTAACACTGGAGCAACAGGTGCGACCGGAGCACAGGGACCGCAGGGACCACAAGGTAATACAGGTGCTACTGGGGCAACCGGAGCGCAGGGACCACAAGGTAATACGGGTACTACTGGGGCAACCGGAGCACAAGGACCGCAGGGTAACACTGGAGCAACCGGAGCACAGGGACCGCAAGGAAACACTGGAACTACTGGGGCAACCGGAGCACAAGGACCACAAGGTAATACGGGTGCTACCGGGGCAACCGGAGCTACAGGAGCACAAGGAAATACTGGGGCAACTGGAGCACAGGGACCGCAAGGGAACACGGGTGCTACTGGGGCAACCGGAGCACAGGGACCGCAAGGTAATACCGGGGCAACGGGTGCAACAGGGGTAACCGGAGCACAAGGACTACAAGGAAATACTGGAGCTACTGGGGCAACCGGAGCACAAGGACCACAAGGTAATACGGGTGCTACCGGGGCAACTGGAGCACAAGGACCACAAGGTAATACTGGAGCTACTGGGGCAACTGGAGCACAAGGACCGCAGGGTAACACTGGAGCAACGGGTGCGACCGGAGCTACAGGAGCACAGGGACCACAAGGAAATACCGGGGCAACGGGGGCAACTGGAGCGCAAGGACCGCAAGGGAATACGGGTGCTACTGGGGCAACCGGAGCACAAGGACCGCAAGGTGACACTGGAGCTACTGGGGCAACCGGAGCACAAGGTAACCCTGGAGCAACGGGGGCGACCGGAGCACAAGGAAATATGGGTGCTACTGGGGCGACCGGAGCACAAGGAGCACAAGGAAATACAGGTGCTACTGGGGCAACTGGAGCACAAGGACCACAAGGAAATACGGGTGCTACAGGTGCGACCGGAGCACAAGGACCACAAGGTAATACTGGAGCTACTGGGGCAACCGGAGCACAAGGACCGCAAGGTAACACTGGAGCAACAGGTGCGACCGGAGCTACAGGAGCACAGGGACCACAAGGAAATACTGGAGCTACTGGGGCAACGGGTGCGACCGGAGCACAAGGACCACAAGGAAATACGGGTGCTACTGGGGCACAAGGACCGCAAGGTAATATCGGGGCAACGGGGGCAACCGGAGCTACAGGAGCACAGGGACCACAAGGAAATACTGGAGCTACTGGAGCAACCGGAGCTACAGGAGCACAGGGACCACAAGGAAATACTGGAGCTACTGGAGCAACCGGAGCTACAGGAGCACAGGGACCGCAAGGAAATACTGGAGCTACTGGAGCAACCGGAGCTACAGGAGCACAGGGACCGCAAGGTAATATGGGTGCTACTGGGGCGACCGGAGCACAAGGACCACAAGGTAACACGGGTGCTACCGGGGCAACCGGAGCGCAAGGACCACAAGGTAACACGGGTGCTACTGGGGCACAAGGACCGCAAGGTAACACTGGAGCAACAGGTGCGACCGGAGCTACAGGAGCACAGGGACCACAAGGAAATACTGGAGCTACTGGGGCAACGGGTGCGACCGGAGCTACAGGAGCACAAGGACCACAAGGTAACACTGGAGCAACCGGTGCTACAGGAGCACAAGGACCGCAAGGTAATACCGGGGCAACGGGTGCGACTGGAGCACAGGGACCGCAAGGTAATACTGGAGCAACCGGAGCGCAGGGACCACAAGGAAATACTGGAGCTACTGGGGCAACGGGGGCAACCGGAGCACAAGGACCGCAAGGTGACACTGGAGCTACTGGGGCAACTGGAGCACAGGGACCACAAGGGAACACGGGTGCTACTGGGGCGACCGGAGCACAAGGACCACAAGGTATTACAGGTGCAAGAGGCCCAAGAGGTTTAACCGGTCCCGCAGGACCTAGTGGACCTGCCGGAGCAAACGGAGCAAATGGTTCCAATGGAACTAATGGAATCAATTGTTGGGATACTAATGCTAATGGTGTAAACGATATTGCAGAAGATACTAATGGTGATGGTAATTACGATACCTTAGATTGTCAGGGGGATCCTGCCTCTGATGACCAGGAATCTGATGAAGTGGATCTTTCTACTGATTTAACTATTGGAGGAACCTTAACTGAAAATGTACAAGAAGCATTAGTAGCATTAAATAATAAACCTTTTGAAAATATATATACTACCGATGGAAGCTTAACTGGGAACCGTAGAATGGATATGGCTGGGTTTAACCTTCAATTTGATACGGACACTAATGCTGATACAAATGGTACTATTAATCTAAGAAGGACTAACAATGGGAATAGTATCGGTATAGCCTTTAGAAATTCAGGAAATAATTATGATGCAGCTATTACTATGCCAGGGAATGTAAGTAATGGACTTGAATTTAGAACACTAAATAATCAACCTAATATACAAAATGTTGGTATTGCCATGGAATTAGATGATATCGGACAAATGGCACTTCCTGAATATGGTGAGACTCCGGTAAAATTTGAAGGTACAAATAGTGCGGTAAAAGCATTAGGTGTGGAAGCTGATGGAAAAGTGGTAGAGTTAAATACGGCAAAATCTTCCAGAATCTTCTATCCTCCTTCTATTGAGGTGGATGTATCAGCTAATACTACCTATACCATTGATTTATACGCGCAGTATATAGCACAGTATGCAACACCTACAGTAGGAAGTGCCGGAGCTCCTCCTGCCATCCCTACCTATGGTGCAACCGAATTGTATTATTATGTAACCTATGCGGATCCAACGGTATTTAATACGGGGAGTATGGTAATCACTAATGATGGAAAACTCACCTATACGGTGGTGAACCAACCTTCTGATTATAATACTTTGATTAATGTAGTATTTGTAGTAAAGTAATAGTAACCTGGTAAAACTAAAATTGATGATCGTTCCTATAAAAACGAATATAAAATACCTGACTATTCTAATGACTTTAAGTTTTGTGACCATTACTCAAAACTTATGGAGCCAGGATACTTATAGAGATAATTTTAATGGTGTTAGTTACAATAGAAACAACGGAAACCAAAATTGGAACGGAGCCTGGTATGAAGGAAATGGAGAAACTACGGATCCTAATAACGGTAGAATACGGATTGTCAATAATCAATTACGATTTAGAAATTTAGATAATGCGTTTATAGGTAGAAATGTCGATTTATCCGGTTATGAGGTAGCCATACTTACTTTAAACTATAACCGTACGAATGGAAGTGAAAATATACTGCTATGGTTACTGGACGGAACTGGTAACTTTCAATCCATTCAGCCTATTTTAACTGGAAATACCGGAACTTTTACTTATTTTATCCCTGCTATTTATTTACATACAAATAGTGCCATCGCTTTTAACTCCGCTACAGGAGATTGGGGAGATAATAATACTATATTTTTTGATAATGTTCAGATAACTGCGTATGATGCTACTATCTCCATTAATAATGTATCAGTGACTGAAGATGTTGGATCGACTAACTTTACCGTTTCTTTAGAAGGAAATACTGCTGCCTTTTCTATTGACTATAATTTTACCAATGGAACGGCTACCAATACGAATGATTTCAACGGTACTAATGGAACTTTAAATTTTAACGCCAATGCTAGCCAAACTCGAACTATTAACGCACCTATTATTAATGATACTGCTATTGAGAATGATGAATTATTCTTAGTAAATTTAACTAACTTATCTAATGGGAATGTCTATATTTTAAAAGATGAAGGTCGTGGGAATATTATTGATAATGACGGATTTATTATTGAAGATGGGATTACTGTAAACAGCTGTAATAATGGTTTTGCAGATACGGGAGGAACAAATGCTAATTACAGCGATAACGAAAATATAACCTTTACCATATGCCCTGATAGTGCAGATAGATATGTTGAAGTACTTTTTAATAGTTTTGATCTTGAAAATGGCTTTGATTTTTTACGTGTATATAATGGTACTTCCACCTCTGCTCCTCTTATAGGTGCTTTTACAGGTACCACTATTCCTACCGGAATTATATCAGGGGATTCTTCAGGATGTTTAACTTTTCAATTTATCTCAGATAATATTATAAACAACGCAGGTTGGGATGCAACTATAAATTGTAAGGAACAATTTTTAGAAGTATCAGATCTTACAGTTAATGAAAATGCAGGTACGGCAACTTTTACCATAACGCTCATTGGTTCCAATACTGCCTCCCCTTTTACCGTAGACTATCAAACGCAAGATGGAACTGCCCTGGCAGATTCTGATTATGTTTCGGTAAATGGTTCTTTAAATTTTAACGGTACTACCGGACAATCCCGAACAGTAACTGTTCCAATCATAAATAATAATATTGGAGAGGATGATGAAGTGTTTAGTCTGGTCTTAAGTAATTCTAGTAATACCAATGTTGGTCTTAGCAATGGAACAGCTACCATTACGGATGACGGGGATACCCCGGTTAATGCTAACGTACCTTTAACTTTATTTGATGAGTTTAATGGCTATTATGATTATGCCCTAACGGGAGATACCTTTAGAAATAGCGCAAGTGATCTATGCTCAATTAAGAATAGTTCTAATAATATTAATTTAACTACGGTCATTCCTGGAACGGCTACGATAAGAAAAGCCTATCTTTTATGGTCACATTCGGGTGATTCAGCTGATGATGTAGTTACTTTTGAAGGTCAACAGGTATCAGCATTTTTGGTAAATAAGTCTTCTATTGCAAACAGACAATTTTATGGAATGGTAGGAGATGTTACAAATATTATTAACAATATACCTGACCCTTCTTCTAACCTATATGACTTTTCAGGCTTATCTATTGATACCAGTAATTTTTATTGCGGAGCAGGAGTTACTTATGGAGGGTGGTCACTTATGATATTTTATACGGACCCTTCTTTCCCGGCAGTAGGAATCAACTTTTATAATGGATTTAATAGTCAACAGGGAACCGCCAGTACCAGCTCTTCTACTAATTATACCCTTGATGGATTTTATGCTATCGATTCTATGGGAGCTAAAACTACGGTGTTATCCTGGGAAGGAGACGTAGGTCTTGCCAATAATGAATCCTTAACCATTTCAAATGGTGCCGGAACTGTTGTAGATGCTAAACTTATAGGTGATGGAAATAATAACGGTACTTCGATCGACAATCCTTTCAATTCTACTCTATTCGATAATACGGACGGAACTACGGTGAATAGAACAACGCTGGGAATGGATCTGGATACGTACGATATTTCTCCTTTTATTGCAGCCGGAGAATCATCAGTAACGACTACGGTTAACGTAGGTCAGGATTTTGTGATTTTAAATGCTGTATTATTGAAAGTACCTAGTAATCTTATCTCAGGATTTGTATTTGAAGATGTAAACTATCCTGGAGGAAATGGAAGAAATATGGCTTCCTCTTCAGGACTACCGGTAGCTAATGCCGTGGTCGAATTGTATGATAATACCGGAACCTTTTTAGAAGACACCACTACGGACGCTTCCGGAGAATATACTTTTGGGGGTATGGCAGATGGAACCTACTCAGTTAGGGTAGTTAACAATACAGTAAAGTCTAATCGTGGTGGAGGCGCTACTTGTACAACATGTTTACCTGTACAAACCTTTACCTCTGATTATCTTGCTAGTGCTATCTCTGAAATTACTACAAAAATAGGTGGAGAAAATCCGGGAGGTACAGATGGTGCCGCTGGTAACCTGACAAATGCACAATCTATTGGAAATGTTACAATAAATAGCGAAGGAGCTGTTAATTTAAATTTTGGTTTTAATTTTAATACAATTGTAAATACTAATGCCAGCGGACAGGGTTCTTTACGACAATTCGTAATCAATTCAAATGCACTGGATGAAAATGGATTAAATATTGAAGCGAATTCTATTTTTAACCCTAACCCCGGGGAAGATGTTTCTATTTTTATGATCCCCCCTACCGGAGATCCGCTAGGTCGAACAGCTGATTCTAATTTTAATGCCGGATACTTTGACATTCATCAAAATACCGCTGCAATTCCAATAATTACTGATAATAATGCTCATGTAGACGGAAGGACACAAACTGCTTTTTCCGGAGATACAAATATAGGAACTGCGGTAACTAACGGTTCTGTTGTAGGAACTAGTGCAACAACTTTACCATCATATGACAGACCGGAGATACAGGTAAGGAGAAACGGAGGTGATGTTTTTAAAATACGAGCTTCTAATACGGTAATTAGGAACCTATCCGTTTTTGGTGGGAACCGGCGTGCCATACGGCATGATTCCGGAACTAATAATTTAATCTTACAAAATTTTTTAGGAGCCGATGCTACTGGAGTAAGGGGGACAGTTACCGTAACTACTTATATGGATGAAGGTGTTGAAATCCGTAATGGAGAAGTGGTAGTAGATGGGAATTATATTGCTTTTGCTACGGATCAAGGTGTTTTTATAAACGGCGGAAACTCTGCCCTTATACAAAATAACTATCTGACTGATAATGGATTTGCAGGATGTGGATTTAACCTTGATATTAGGGGTGGTAATACGATAAGAATAGAAAATAACTGGATTGAAAATGCTGCCTCTTATGGAATCAATGAAAATATTGGAAGGGTAATTATCTTAAATAATACTATAACAGAGAATGGTGGAAAAGCTAGTTGTGCTAATAAAGCCGGAATCCGTTTAAATCGTGGTAATTCGGAAGTCAGTGAAAATATAATATATGCTAATGGTGGATCCGGTATTATAATTACAAATCCAAATTTAGCAGGGAATCGTATCTCGCAAAATTCTATTTATGCAAACGGAACTGCAACTCCTAGTCTGGGTATTGATATTAATAATAATGGTGTTACAAAAAATGATACTGGCGATGCTGATGGCGGACCCAATGGTTCTTTAAACTTTCCTATCATAGAAAGTGCTACGTTATCCGGCTCAAACTTAAGAATTATAGGATGGGCTCGACCCGGGACATTGATCGAGGTTTTTAGTACAGATATTCAAGAAGCATCCGCTAATCCTGGAGATAATACTATTAATGGTCCTGTAGGAACTGTTTCCAGGGATTATGGTGAAGGACAGATATATCTGGGAAGTGGTACTGAAGGTAGTAGTCTGGATACTGAAAATACAGCGTCTTCTTATAATGATGTAGATGGAAATCAAGATAACACTAATAAATTTCATCTGTTAATCCCCCTATCCCAATCAATATCCGTAGGTAGTTTGATTACCGCAACTGGAACTCTAAACTCGAGCACTTCAGAATTTTCACCGGAATATATTGTAAAAAGCGGGCGCTTAATTACAAACCGTAGAATCACCTATAGAACTACGCCCCCTACAAACTAATTACTCACAAAGTTTAAAATAAGTTATTATTGTGTATTTAAACTATATAAATATACATTTAATCTATTTTTTAAGAATATTTTAAGAAAAAAGATTATATTTGTAAGTAAATAAATGTATATTTGTACTATATCAAAATTACGGTTAAAACGTAACTGATGTAAGCCCCAAACATATGAATATAATATTATACATTAACTTACTTATACTTAGTTCTGTTTCTTTAATCGGACAACAGGCTTTTCATAATTTCGGACCCATACGTATTCATGAGATGGGTCAGGTTGGTTTTCATACGGATGTAATTAATGACGGTGCTTTTAATCAGAATTTAGGTTTTACTGGTTTTTATAATTTAGATATGCTCACGGTTTCCGGTTCTGTACGACCGGAATTTTATGAGATGGAAATTGACGTACGAGGAGATCTTTTCTTGGAAGTTGCTGTAGGTGTAACTAATTTCAATACATTTACTAATGGTAAAGTTTTTACTCCCAGGGATGATAAATTCGTATCCTTAGACTTTTTACAGGATGCCTTTCATATCAATGCGGATGACGAAAGACATGTAGATGGGTATTCAACTTTAAATGGTTTTTTAAACTTTACTTTTCCTATCGGGGACGACTTTCGAATTAGACCTTTGCGTATAGAAGATGAAGCAGCTATTACTACCTCTAGGGCAGCTTACTTTTTTGAAGACCCAAACCGTCCTTTTTCCTTTCCAGGTACCTACGATACGAGTAATTATGAAGAATTACTATACGGTATCAGCATTTTTGAATTTTGGGATTTGGATGGAGATATTGCCACCCCGGTTACTTTAACCTGGGATGATAATAGTAATATACCAACACTAGTCGATAATCTGGAAGACCTACGAGTAGTAGGTTGGGATATTAAAGAAAAAAGATGGATCAACCTGGGTAATGCGAACTACAGTGGTACGATTGACGAAGGAGAAATTACCTCAGACCTGATCATTCCTGATAACTATGCCATCCTTACTTTTGGATCATCCAGTAGCCTCTTAGATGGAGATTTAGAAATTTATACAGCGGTTTCACCTAATAATGATGGTAAAAATGACTTCTTTAGAATAGATGGATTGGGTAGATATCCTTCTAATAAAATCATGGTATATAACCGATGGGGGGTACTGGTATATCAAAGAGACAACTATCACCTGGTACAAGATACCGACGGTTTTAAAGGTTTATCCGAAGGACGTAGTACAATAAATGCAGATCAGGAGTTACCCGTAGGAACTTATTATTATGTACTTCAAATTGAAGGTGGAAAAGACCGAGCCGGTTATATTTATATCAATAAGTAAAAAATCACCTGCTTACCTCCTATTTTAAGCTAAGTACTAAATCATCTGCCTCCATCAGAGTTCCTGCTTTTAAATGTATTTTTTTAACGATTGCATCTTCAGTTGCAGTAATGGTAGTTTCCATTTTCATTGCTTCAATAATAAACAAAGCTTCGTTTTTCTTTACTGCCTGACCGTTCTTCACTAATACTGATGATAAAGAACCCTGCAAAGGTGCTCCTAATTGTTTCTCGTCCGCTTTATTTACTTTTACGTTTTCAACTTTAGTAACTTTAACCTTTTGATCCTGAATTTCTACATTCCGGGTTTGCCCGTTTACTTTAAAGAATACGGTTACTTTACCATATTCGTTAGCTTCCCCTACGGAAATCAGTT from Aquimarina sp. ERC-38 includes these protein-coding regions:
- a CDS encoding beta strand repeat-containing protein, producing MIVPIKTNIKYLTILMTLSFVTITQNLWSQDTYRDNFNGVSYNRNNGNQNWNGAWYEGNGETTDPNNGRIRIVNNQLRFRNLDNAFIGRNVDLSGYEVAILTLNYNRTNGSENILLWLLDGTGNFQSIQPILTGNTGTFTYFIPAIYLHTNSAIAFNSATGDWGDNNTIFFDNVQITAYDATISINNVSVTEDVGSTNFTVSLEGNTAAFSIDYNFTNGTATNTNDFNGTNGTLNFNANASQTRTINAPIINDTAIENDELFLVNLTNLSNGNVYILKDEGRGNIIDNDGFIIEDGITVNSCNNGFADTGGTNANYSDNENITFTICPDSADRYVEVLFNSFDLENGFDFLRVYNGTSTSAPLIGAFTGTTIPTGIISGDSSGCLTFQFISDNIINNAGWDATINCKEQFLEVSDLTVNENAGTATFTITLIGSNTASPFTVDYQTQDGTALADSDYVSVNGSLNFNGTTGQSRTVTVPIINNNIGEDDEVFSLVLSNSSNTNVGLSNGTATITDDGDTPVNANVPLTLFDEFNGYYDYALTGDTFRNSASDLCSIKNSSNNINLTTVIPGTATIRKAYLLWSHSGDSADDVVTFEGQQVSAFLVNKSSIANRQFYGMVGDVTNIINNIPDPSSNLYDFSGLSIDTSNFYCGAGVTYGGWSLMIFYTDPSFPAVGINFYNGFNSQQGTASTSSSTNYTLDGFYAIDSMGAKTTVLSWEGDVGLANNESLTISNGAGTVVDAKLIGDGNNNGTSIDNPFNSTLFDNTDGTTVNRTTLGMDLDTYDISPFIAAGESSVTTTVNVGQDFVILNAVLLKVPSNLISGFVFEDVNYPGGNGRNMASSSGLPVANAVVELYDNTGTFLEDTTTDASGEYTFGGMADGTYSVRVVNNTVKSNRGGGATCTTCLPVQTFTSDYLASAISEITTKIGGENPGGTDGAAGNLTNAQSIGNVTINSEGAVNLNFGFNFNTIVNTNASGQGSLRQFVINSNALDENGLNIEANSIFNPNPGEDVSIFMIPPTGDPLGRTADSNFNAGYFDIHQNTAAIPIITDNNAHVDGRTQTAFSGDTNIGTAVTNGSVVGTSATTLPSYDRPEIQVRRNGGDVFKIRASNTVIRNLSVFGGNRRAIRHDSGTNNLILQNFLGADATGVRGTVTVTTYMDEGVEIRNGEVVVDGNYIAFATDQGVFINGGNSALIQNNYLTDNGFAGCGFNLDIRGGNTIRIENNWIENAASYGINENIGRVIILNNTITENGGKASCANKAGIRLNRGNSEVSENIIYANGGSGIIITNPNLAGNRISQNSIYANGTATPSLGIDINNNGVTKNDTGDADGGPNGSLNFPIIESATLSGSNLRIIGWARPGTLIEVFSTDIQEASANPGDNTINGPVGTVSRDYGEGQIYLGSGTEGSSLDTENTASSYNDVDGNQDNTNKFHLLIPLSQSISVGSLITATGTLNSSTSEFSPEYIVKSGRLITNRRITYRTTPPTN
- a CDS encoding gliding motility-associated C-terminal domain-containing protein encodes the protein MNIILYINLLILSSVSLIGQQAFHNFGPIRIHEMGQVGFHTDVINDGAFNQNLGFTGFYNLDMLTVSGSVRPEFYEMEIDVRGDLFLEVAVGVTNFNTFTNGKVFTPRDDKFVSLDFLQDAFHINADDERHVDGYSTLNGFLNFTFPIGDDFRIRPLRIEDEAAITTSRAAYFFEDPNRPFSFPGTYDTSNYEELLYGISIFEFWDLDGDIATPVTLTWDDNSNIPTLVDNLEDLRVVGWDIKEKRWINLGNANYSGTIDEGEITSDLIIPDNYAILTFGSSSSLLDGDLEIYTAVSPNNDGKNDFFRIDGLGRYPSNKIMVYNRWGVLVYQRDNYHLVQDTDGFKGLSEGRSTINADQELPVGTYYYVLQIEGGKDRAGYIYINK